A single window of Nicotiana tomentosiformis chromosome 1, ASM39032v3, whole genome shotgun sequence DNA harbors:
- the LOC138905078 gene encoding uncharacterized protein, whose amino-acid sequence MFLREYVPQSLTDAWNAEFEQLRQGAMTVSEYVIRFNELACHAPALVATVRERIRRFIEGLHPSIRTSMARELEMDITYQQAVSIARRVKGMLARDREEREAKRSRETGHYSRARAPAARYGRGFRSLPVHSALPAASGVPTSPRPQESYYAPPVSCVPLVRGAFTGQSSRPGPSQSQLLRPLRGCFEYGDTHHMVRDFPRSRRGAHPQTYQPLRAPSGPPSILPTPATTPPPKPA is encoded by the coding sequence atgttcttgcgtgagtatgttcctcagagcctcacgGATGCTTGGaacgcagagtttgagcaattgcgtcaaggtgctatgactgtgtcggagtatgtaATCCGTTTCAATGAGTTAGCttgccatgcaccggctctggttgctacagtcagagagaggattcgtcgcttcattgagggactccatcccagtattcggaccagtatggccagggagttggagatggacatcacttatcagcaggcagtgagcattgccaggagagtgaaGGGCATGTTAGCCCGGGACagggaggagagagaggccaaaaggtctcgagagactggtcattattcaagagctcgtgcaccagcagcacgctatggtaggggttttagGAGtctccctgttcattcagctcttccagcagcaaGCGGTGTTCCAACTTCTCCTAGACCGCAGGAgtcctattatgcaccgccagtgtcctGTGTGCCTCTTGTTCGAGGTGCttttaccggccagtccagcaggccaggtccgagtcagtcccAACTGCTGCGTCCtttgaggggttgttttgagtatggtgacactcatcacatggttagagatttcCCCAGATCTAGGAGGGGTGCAcatccacagacttatcagcctctgCGTGCTCCATCGGGCCCTCCGTCCATTCTTCCAACCCCAGCTACCACTCCACCTCCTAAGCCAGCTTGA